GCGGCGCAAAACGCCCTTTTCACGGCGCGAGACGGTCGCGGTAGCGATACCGTAGAGCCCCGAGTTCATCAGCGACATTGCCAGCACGCCGGGCAGCAAGAAATCGATATAGTTAAGCTGATCGGATTGCACGCTTTTACTTATTACTGCGATCAGCGGTGGAGTTTTAATCATCGCGCGCTCCATCCCGGAGAGCACTGCGCTCACCGTTCCCCGCATCATTTGCGATTTCGTCGATGATGGATCGTAATAGAGTTCTATCTGGGCGGGACGCTCTGGAAAACCTTTTGCGAACCCTTTGTTGAGCACAAGAACAGCGTCTACTTTGCCGTTTTTAAGACGGTCGATTGCTTTGGAGCGGCTTTCCTGGGTAACACTGAGCTTATCCACCTTTCCAAGACCGTCCGTTATTGATGTGGCGAGAGACGAGTTGTCCAGCCTAACCACTGAGATGCTTGCGTTGCCCTGGTCGTTACTAAAAATAACCCCAAACAATAGGATAAAGAGAATGGGGAATAAAAACAGGAAAAATAATGCCTGTCGATTCCGCACCGTCATTTTAATACTGGCAAGTGTCATTGCGACAAATCGCATTACTCGCGCAGCCCCCTTCCGGTCATGTGTAAAAATACGTCCTCGAGGTTCGCCCCGGTGACGTTGAGGTTTTCAACTCGCACGCGCTCGGCCTCAACGAAACGCAAAAGTCCGGTGATGCTCGCTTGAATATCACCCGTATAGAACATATAGCTGGCGTCATCCCGGCCCACTTCCGAAACTTCGGGAAGCTGTGCCAGGCGCCCCTCATCGAGCGCGCTCTTTGCGGTAAAGGTTACCTTGGCATCGGCGCCGAGCGATCGGATGAGGCCGTCGGGCGTATCGAGCGCGATAATACGGCCATTATCCATGATGGCGATGCGACCGCATAAGACCTCGGCCTCTTCCATATAGTGCGTGGTCAACACCACCGTTTTTCCTTCTGTGTTGATTCGCTCGACCGCCGACCAGAGCTTACGCCTGGCTTGCGGATCGAGGCCCGTGGTCGGTTCGTCTAAAAAGATAACCTTGGGGTCGTTTACCAGGGCAAGAGCAATAGAGAGCCGCTGCTGTTGGCCGCCGGAAAGCTGATGTACCATCGCTTTTGCCTTCTCGGTCAATGCCACCTCGTCGAGAAGCGCGTCGGCTGCTTTGTTTGAGATACGAATCCCATAAAACGAGCCGAACAGCCGCACGAGTTCGCGCACACTAAGGTGATCGAGCAGTGCGGTGGTCTGGAGCTGCACGCCGATAAGGTTTTTGATTTTCTTAGGGTTCGGCCATACCGGCACGTTATCAATGGTAATAGTGCCATCGTCGGGTTTTCGTAAACCTTCGACCATCTCTAGCGTCGTTGTTTTACCGGCGCCGTTCGGTCCCAGAATACCGAACACCTCGCTGCGGGCGACGCTGAGCGAGATGCCGTCAACGGCCTTCGTGCCCCCATACGTCTTTACTAAGTTTGCGATCGTGATGATATTATCCATACTCTTCCCTGCTTTTTTAGGCCCCTACCATTTAATGTCTATGCACTTGCCGGTTCGGTGACGGCTGTCGGCTCCCGGTACCCATTAAAGCGCATGATGAAGTATGCGATAGCGCCGAGCATGACAAAACCGATGAGCCCGGCGATACCGCCGAGAAGCGGCTGGGTGTTGACTACAATGAGCCGCCAGATCCCATAGCTTTGCGAGTTAAACGTGCCGTGAATCCAACCCGCAAGAATAACGCTTTTGTATTTTAGCGTGAGCTCGTTGATTATTATTCCGATCAACGTGGTAAAGATGATAAACATAAATATGCCGAGCACCGGATAACCGGGATAACCAAACCCCATAATCACGAGCGGCGCGTGCCACAGGCCCCAGATCACGCCCATCAACGAGTATGCCTTAACTTTGCCAAGCGGCATGAGCCGGGGCAGCAGAAACCCTCGCCAGCCGATTTCCTCGCCGAGCGCAACCAGGCTGTTGAAAAACGGTGACACGAAGACCGATATCAACAGCAGCACGGCCGTCACTTGTGCCGGGTTAAACGGCGGCAGTTTTTGGCCGCCCGCCGTTTTCTGCACATCGCTTATGAATGTTTTAAGTCCCAGATCAAACGTTCCCACACCGAGAAGAACCGTCAGCGCGTAGACAACGGCGTAGATGAGGGGCATGGCAATAAGAATAAAGATATACGGTTTGATCGGCCCGATGTGCCAGCCGTAGGGGACGACTTTTTCCCGGTAGACTCGAGCGGTTATCAAAGCTGCGAGCGCCGGGATGAGCATGACGCCGGCGACCACCAACTGCGCATACTGCGGCGGATAGCCGATAAAGGAGATGCCGTTCGTTATAAGAACTGCTTCTATCCCCCAGGTTATTAGAAAAGTAATTGCGAGATAGGTGAAAACCGGCTTCTTGTCTATCATGGCTGCCTCCATAACGTCGGTTGTGCCTGCGAATATTTGTTACGTAAAAGCGTGCGTGACCGTGAAATGAGCATATCCTTAACACAGTCGCTTTTCAATATTTTTTTATAGGCGCTCCCCCGCACACCTTGCGTGCGGCCTGTTACAAAAAACCCCCGTGCGGGAATGAATTCAAGAGACTGGTATAATCGGCCGGCGCTAGCAAACTGTGCAACAACGCGGAGGTGGGCTCTATGAGGCCTAAACAGACGGACGAGGAAATTCACAGACAAGAGCAAGAACATGATTATATTCCGGACAGCGGGGACAACCTGGTCGGTTACGCCGCAATCAAGTATGCGGCAATCGTTATAATTGTTATCGCCGTCCTATACTTCCTTGCAGTATACGTCATGCCGCCATTGGGACGACGGTAATAGAAGCGGTAAAGCACCAACGGGAGGTCGAAATGAAACAGTTAATCTCAGTCACGGCGGATCAAATGGAAGAGATCGAACGCCTGGCCATCTATAATTATGGGTTCCAGATTACGCAGATTGTTGAAAACGCCGGCAGGGCGCTTGCCCGTGTCTGCCGGATACTCTCCGACGGTTCGGTCGAGAGCAGGGATATTGTAGTACTTGCCGGTGACGGCAAAAATGCCGGTGGCGGGCTGGCAGCTGCTCGTAACCTGCATAATTGGGGCGCGAATATACGAGTTGTGCTCGTTGCACATGAAGGTTCACTGAAGCGTTCGGCGCTTACCCAGCTCAACATTCTTAAGTCTATGGATTTACCAATAGAGAGCGGAGACCGCCTTAACCTCGCGTATCTCAGCAAGTTCGATTTCATAATCGATGCGATCCTTGGCTACAGCGCAAAAGGTGCGCCCGCCTCTGAATTTGCGAGCGCAATTGCAACAGCAAACCGTGCAAAGCGCCCGATTATATCACTCGATGTACCATCGGGGCTAGATGCGACAACGGGGCAGGTACATGATGCGTGCATCAAAGCAAGCGCGACCATAGCTCTTGCGTTGCCAAAAGAAGGTACGCTTACCGATACCGCGACCGAGTATGTAGGGGCGCTCTGGCTTGCAGATATCGGCATACCGCCTGAGGCATACGCTCAGCTCGGTCTGTCCGGTGACAACCCGTTCATAGATGATGATCTCGTGCTGCTTCGCCGCCAAGAACGCGCGATAGGCATAACCGCGTAGGCATGGTTCCGTGAAACAAAATGAAATTACATCCGTTTGAAGCGATAACCAACATGGCGTACTGTCTCGATTAGCGCAGCATATTTTGATCCAAGCTTTGAGCGCAAACGCCTGATATGTACATCAACGGTACGGGCGCCCTCAATGTAGTCGTAGCCCCATATGCTTTTCAGCAATTGGCTTCTCGAGAATACACGCCCTGGTGACATGGCTAGATGGCGTAGCAGTTCGTATTCTTTAAATGTTAAATCGAGCGGCTTTCCGTCAATGCTTACCTCATAGTTGCTGAAGTTGATGTGAAACCCGCCGAGATCTAGGACGTCGTCATCGTAAACGATCTGGTTGCGAGACGCAGTAAGCCGTATGCGCGCTATTAGCTCTTCTGTGGTGCATGGGTAAAAGATGATATCCGCAACATCGACAAACTCATTGATTGCAAGCTCGGAGCCCGATTGCACGATCGGGATAATTACATGCTCTTCCCGTAAGCGCCGGTATTGAGCAGGCAGCTCGTTTGAGGCGCGGCA
This portion of the Candidatus Aquicultor sp. genome encodes:
- a CDS encoding ABC transporter permease — encoded protein: MRFVAMTLASIKMTVRNRQALFFLFLFPILFILLFGVIFSNDQGNASISVVRLDNSSLATSITDGLGKVDKLSVTQESRSKAIDRLKNGKVDAVLVLNKGFAKGFPERPAQIELYYDPSSTKSQMMRGTVSAVLSGMERAMIKTPPLIAVISKSVQSDQLNYIDFLLPGVLAMSLMNSGLYGIATATVSRREKGVLRRIKLTPMPLREFIGAGIINQLIVSILQSALLIAVGYFVFGVHLTGSLISLAVVVTVGSLCFITIGFVIASFAKTADSASTLGNIIGMPMMFLGGVFFPVDNAPAWIQPLIKVIPLTYLANSLRDVMVRGQDLATQQSNLLILLAVTAVMFAVSIVFFRWESEAK
- a CDS encoding CPBP family intramembrane glutamic endopeptidase, encoding MIDKKPVFTYLAITFLITWGIEAVLITNGISFIGYPPQYAQLVVAGVMLIPALAALITARVYREKVVPYGWHIGPIKPYIFILIAMPLIYAVVYALTVLLGVGTFDLGLKTFISDVQKTAGGQKLPPFNPAQVTAVLLLISVFVSPFFNSLVALGEEIGWRGFLLPRLMPLGKVKAYSLMGVIWGLWHAPLVIMGFGYPGYPVLGIFMFIIFTTLIGIIINELTLKYKSVILAGWIHGTFNSQSYGIWRLIVVNTQPLLGGIAGLIGFVMLGAIAYFIMRFNGYREPTAVTEPASA
- a CDS encoding ABC transporter ATP-binding protein, which codes for MDNIITIANLVKTYGGTKAVDGISLSVARSEVFGILGPNGAGKTTTLEMVEGLRKPDDGTITIDNVPVWPNPKKIKNLIGVQLQTTALLDHLSVRELVRLFGSFYGIRISNKAADALLDEVALTEKAKAMVHQLSGGQQQRLSIALALVNDPKVIFLDEPTTGLDPQARRKLWSAVERINTEGKTVVLTTHYMEEAEVLCGRIAIMDNGRIIALDTPDGLIRSLGADAKVTFTAKSALDEGRLAQLPEVSEVGRDDASYMFYTGDIQASITGLLRFVEAERVRVENLNVTGANLEDVFLHMTGRGLRE
- a CDS encoding NAD(P)H-hydrate epimerase, which gives rise to MKQLISVTADQMEEIERLAIYNYGFQITQIVENAGRALARVCRILSDGSVESRDIVVLAGDGKNAGGGLAAARNLHNWGANIRVVLVAHEGSLKRSALTQLNILKSMDLPIESGDRLNLAYLSKFDFIIDAILGYSAKGAPASEFASAIATANRAKRPIISLDVPSGLDATTGQVHDACIKASATIALALPKEGTLTDTATEYVGALWLADIGIPPEAYAQLGLSGDNPFIDDDLVLLRRQERAIGITA
- a CDS encoding response regulator transcription factor; this translates as MDTEGGSTIKVGIITFDSAFAHDMRQALVQHGISVIDNNGASETADLILLDCRASNELPAQYRRLREEHVIIPIVQSGSELAINEFVDVADIIFYPCTTEELIARIRLTASRNQIVYDDDVLDLGGFHINFSNYEVSIDGKPLDLTFKEYELLRHLAMSPGRVFSRSQLLKSIWGYDYIEGARTVDVHIRRLRSKLGSKYAALIETVRHVGYRFKRM